In the Dama dama isolate Ldn47 chromosome 13, ASM3311817v1, whole genome shotgun sequence genome, one interval contains:
- the LYSMD4 gene encoding lysM and putative peptidoglycan-binding domain-containing protein 4: MRQKEVITKTFQGPAVVCRTPTSHVYMFENGVEDSEDSSEEESHRVALRPRGKEGQKKGAHHPRRSGAGDVVLLQRELAQGDNLNKLALQYGCKVADIKKVNNFIREQDLYALKSIKIPVKNHGILTETHKELRPLLNSSSETRVTFEEQPDPDRAAVNASASSSSLTDFFKGIDQNIEHAVQSEIFLSESYSIETSSQPLLPAPPKTLTNGADCGIQWWNAVFIMLLIGVVLPVFYLVYFKIQATSETPSILNTTAIPNGSTAGNAVPGQAPRLAIPMPTIPSSDSQFSQTTHGGI; the protein is encoded by the exons ATGAGGCAGAAGGAGGTGATAACCAAGACCTTCCAAGGCCCAGCTGTGGTCTGTAGGACTCCGACCAGCCATGTTTACATGTTTGAGAATGGTGTTGAGGACTCCGAGGACTCCTCTGAGGAAGAGTCCCACCGAGTGGCCCTGCGGCCCCGGGGCAAGGAGGGCCAGAAGAAGGGTGCCCACCACCCTCGCCGGTCAGGAGCAGGGGACGTGGTGCTGCTGCAGCGGGAGCTGGCCCAGGGGGACAACCTCAACAAGCTCGCCCTTCAGTATGGCTGCAAA GTTGCAGATATCAAGAAAGTCAACAACTTCATCAGAGAACAAGACTTATATGCTTTAAAATCTATTAAGATTCCAGTGAAAAACCACGGGATCCTAACAGAGACCCACAAAGAACTCAGACCCCTCCTGAACTCATCCTCAGAGACCAGAGTGACCTTCGAGGAGCAGCCAGACCCAGACAGAGCAGCTGTCAATGCCAGTGCCTCATCTAGCTCACTGACAGATTTCTTTAAGGGCATTGACCAGAATATTGAACATGCAGTTCAGTCAGAAATCTTTTTGAGTGAAAGTTACTCCATAGAGACCTccagtcagccactgcttcctgctcctccaaagaCACTGACAAATGGTGCAGACTGTGGAATTCAGTGGTGGAATGCTGTTTTTATCATGCTTCTAATTGGAGTTGTTTTACCAGTGTTTTATTTagtctattttaaaatacaagctACTAGTGAGACCCCTAGTATCTTGAACACAACTGCTATCCCTAATGGCTCCACGGCAGGGAATGCAGTTCCAGGGCAAGCCCCCAGATTAGCAATTCCAATGCCAACCATCCCCTCTTCAGACAGCCAGTTCAGTCAGACCACCCACGGGGGGATCTAG